In a single window of the Drosophila albomicans strain 15112-1751.03 chromosome 3, ASM965048v2, whole genome shotgun sequence genome:
- the LOC117567685 gene encoding uncharacterized protein LOC117567685 produces MYKRFRKSKEQIIIAENSSSDEEKNVDEVSQIIVRRRPANNQKYVPICRSKTERLDDSRISDASTDSEQEQENKRCLLNSNRCRDNSKALHLTPINKFQPLSVAISGKKMSPASLSSSPTLSNLKKCSPKTPPAVVISVKNMSPTSSSLSTTLCNFTKCSPATPPTAWHSLRRTLATLKRERSVLQTSILDASYVDSTPSPSLESNLSTLIAKQPMLHNAKVYSAQKKHRCVKGGYLQEYKRLIQKQRMDRRSLQHNQRLGISPGQRVQVVGINESFGVHMARVQEIEDDSNNFNVIVDRQMAARIVVGSNLELYFDPKAEAPLQMSNKQLVYIEPNKLVLL; encoded by the coding sequence atgtataaacgttttagaaaatcaaaagagcaaataataattgccgAAAATAGCAGCAGtgatgaagaaaaaaatgtcgATGAAGTGAGCCAAATTATTGTGCGAAGACGTCCtgcaaataatcaaaaatatgtgCCAATCTGCCGCAGTAAAACTGAACGCCTCGATGATTCTCGTATTTCAGATGCGAGCACCGATAgcgagcaagagcaagagaatAAACGCTGTTTATTAAACTCGAACAGATGTCGCGATAATTCCAAGGCGTTGCATTTAACGCCTATCAATAAATTCCAGCCACTATCAGTGGCTATTAGTGGCAAGAAGATGTCACCAGCTTCATTATCATCGTCGCCAACTCTAAGCAACCTGAAGAAGTGTTCGCCAAAAACGCCGCCCGCTGTGGTTATAAGTGTCAAAAATATGTCACCaacttcatcatcattatcgaCAACTCTATGTAACTTTACGAAGTGTTCTCCGGCAACGCCTCCAACAGCTTGGCATAGTTTGAGGCGCACACTTGCCACCTTGAAGCGTGAGCGAAGTGTGTTGCAAACCTCCATTCTAGACGCTAGTTACGTTGACAGCACCCCGAGTCCTTCACTGGAGTCGAACCTATCCACATTAATTGCCAAGCAGCCCATGCTACACAATGCCAAAGTCTACTCAGCTCAGAAGAAACATCGCTGTGTTAAAGGTGGATATTTACAGGAATACAAGCGTCTTATTCAAAAACAGCGAATGGATCGTCGCAGTCTGCAGCACAATCAACGCCTGGGCATCAGTCCAGGACAACGAGTTCAAGTGGTGGGTATCAACGAATCCTTTGGCGTGCACATGGCGCGCGTTCAAGAGATAGAAGACGACTCAAACAACTTCAATGTGATTGTGGATCGCCAGATGGCAGCGAGAATCGTTGTGGGATCGAATTTGGAACTTTACTTCGACCCCAAGGCGGAGGCACCGTTGCAGATGTCGAATAAACAGCTCGTCTATATAGAACCgaataaattagttttattataa
- the LOC117567687 gene encoding protein anon-73B1 — MSTENLGVAASLDKYGEEDLFSMLVRYGLFVGAIFQFVCISAAVLMSGNESLDANEDEGRGLIDEPTPNSANARRLHKIRKLEKKKRR, encoded by the coding sequence ATGTCGACTGAAAATTTGGGCGTTGCGGCTTCTTTGGACAAATATGGCGAGGAAGACCTATTCAGTATGCTAGTGCGTTATGGTCTCTTCGTCGGAGCAATCTTTCAGTTTGTCTGCATCTCGGCTGCAGTTTTAATGAGCGGCAATGAATCCTTAGATGCTAACGAGGACGAAGGACGGGGCCTCATTGATGAACCTACGCCAAACAGTGCAAATGCGCGACGCCTGCACAAAATACGCAAATTGGAAAAGAAAAAGCGACGCTAG
- the LOC117567684 gene encoding prostaglandin E synthase 2 codes for MSCLRLAVALNTARPLPLSNQSLRILSKRNQEIIFARRQFSKAVEETARKATKSNGTFKLALLGASIGAVAGSSYTFYTNFTDKNAHKEHERTPPKVIEALPAGVRITKRFINPKDTSGLDIVLFQFQTCPFCCKVRAYLDYMGVSYSVVEVDAVLRQDIRWSSVKKVPMVLIRQRNGQYVQMTDSSAIISLVATTLNDKRADVGELAQFYPQISFFDDDGKKRQDIMNKYFMMYQDHTPKNMTKELEENERKWRTWADSHLVHLISPNCYQTLNESFETFEWFSKAGEWDVYFPKWERDLMVYCGATAMWAIAKMLKRRHDLSDDVRSHIYDALDKWSVELKKRNTKFMAGKQPGLSDLSVFGVLSSMEGCQTFKDCLQNTNIGKWFYDVKELVEQNRGQLHRERIVGVAPTA; via the exons ATGTCGTGTCTACGCTTAGCAGTCGCGCTTAATACCGCACGTCCATTGCCATTAAGCAACCAAAGCCTACGCATATTATCCAAACGCAACCAGGaaattatatttgcacgcCGTCAATTCTCTAAAGCGGTTGAGGAAACCGCTCGAAAAGCAACGAAATCCAATGGCACATTTAAACTGGCTCTGCTGGGCGCAAGTATTGGAGCTGTGGCCGGATCAAGTTATACGTTTTACACAAATTTCACTGACAAGAACGCACACAAGGAGCACGAAAGAACGCCGCCCAAAGTGATTGAAGCTCTGCCGGCCGGCGTGCGCATCACAAAGCGTTTTATCAATCCGAAGGACACGTCCGGCCTGGACATCGTGCTCTTCCAGTTCCAGACATGCCCCTTCTGCTGCAAAGTGCGTGCTTATCTCGACTATATGGGCGTCTCTTACTCCGTAGTCGAAGTGGACGCAGTGCTGCGCCAGGACATCAGATGGTCGTCAGTGAAGAAGGTGCCCATGGTGCTGATACGTCAACGCAATGGACAATATGTGCAAATGACCGACTCTAGTGCCATAATTTCGCTGGTCGCCACAACATTGAATGATAAACGCGCGGATGTTGGTGAACTGGCGCAATTTTATCCACAAATCTCATTCTTTGACGATGACGGCAAGAAGAGACAGGACATTATGAACAAATACTTCATGATGTACCAGGATCACACGCCCAAAAATATGACCAAGGAGTTGGAAGA GAACGAACGCAAATGGCGAACATGGGCAGATAGTCATCTAGTGCATCTGATATCGCCCAACTGTTATCAGACTCTGAATGAGTCCTTCGAAACCTTTGAATGGTTTTCGAAGGCAGGCGAATGGGATGTTTACTTTCCCAAGTGGGAACGTGATTTGATGGTTTACTGTGGTGCCACCGCCATGTGGGCAATAGCGAAGATGCTGAAGCGAAGACACGATCTCAGCGATGATGTCAGATCCCACATTTATGATGCACTCGACAAATGGAGCGTGGAGCTTAAAAAGCGTAATACGAAGTTTATGGCTGGCAAACAGCCCGGATTGTCAGATCTCTCAGTGTTCGGCGTATTGAGCAGCATGGAAGGTTGTCAAACATTTAAGGACTGTCTGCAGAATACCAACATAg GTAAATGGTTCTATGACGTCAAGGAGCTTGTGGAGCAAAACCGTGGTCAACTTCATAGAGAACGCATCGTAGGAGTGGCACCAACAGCTTAA
- the LOC117570808 gene encoding proteasome subunit beta type-1: protein MNSLGIEQFPDYKVPGVQHVDFHPYESNGGSIVAIAGDDFVVIAADTRLSSGYTIHSRDQSKLFPMSSRTVLGSTGCWCDSLSLTGLVKLRMQMYEHTHLKTMTTDAVAQMLSIIMYNRRFFPYYVSNILAGLDKDGKGVVYSYDPIGHCERATYRAGGTAGSLLQPVLDNQIGYKNQNLPADQLPPLTKERAVAVASDTFISAAERDIYTGDSVLINIITKDGIEERTLQLRKD, encoded by the exons ATGAATTCCCTTGGCATTGAACAATTCCCGGACTACAAAGTGCCTGGAGTACAGCATGTGGACTTTCATCCATACGAGTCGAACGGCGG ttctATAGTTGCCATCGCCGGCGATGACTTTGTGGTTATTGCCGCCGATACTCGTTTGAGCAGTGGCTACACAATTCATTCACGCGACCAGAGCAAACTATTTCCCATGTCGTCACGCACCGTTCTGGGATCTACGGGATGCTGGTGCGACAGTCTGTCGTTGACTGGCCTAGTCAAGTTGCGCATGCAGATGTATGAGCACACTCATCTGAAGACCATGACCACTGATGCGGTGGCCCAAATGCTCTCAATTATCATGTACAATCGTCGCTTCTTCCCCTACTATGTGTCCAACATCTTGGCTGGCTTGGACAAGGATGGCAAGGGTGTTGTCTACTCTTATGATCCCATTGGACATTGTGAACGTGCCACTTATCGTGCTGGCGGCACTGCTGGTTCATTGCTGCAGCCAGTGCTGGACAATCAGATTGGTTACAAAAACCAGAATTTGCCGGCTGATCAGTTGCCCCCATTGACCAAGGAACGTGCTGTGGCCGTCGCTTCGGACACTTTCATTTCGGCTGCTGAGCGTGATATTTACACTGGAGACTCGGtgctaataaatattatcacCAAGGATGGCATTGAGGAGAGGACACTGCAATTGCGCAAGGATTAA
- the LOC117572584 gene encoding ADP-ribose pyrophosphatase, mitochondrial, with the protein MNITLFTTIFACFLCNALGSIEMLASVIKPGIFRHIICRNNVYPRSNVSRFPVPDDVVFWSVPFAEYCPPTYTAPHIGGQSWADTPLSGDAVQPTWNHNDGIVNRVSFHGGYKLEDGVPQNPIGRTGLKGRGSLGRWGPNHAADPIVTRWKRDQNGAIIQHQDSGKNILQMVAIQRSDNKLWAIPGGMVDPGENVSVTLKREFTEEALNFTDKGNMVEQFFKEGVHVYSGYVDDFRNTDNAWMETTALNFHDEDGTQVGQLQLEAGDDATNVRWTDIDSNLKLHANHADIVKEVVLKRDAHW; encoded by the exons ATGAACATCACTTTGTTTACCACAATATTTGCGTGCTTTTTATGTAATGCCCTCggttcaattgaaatgttggCTTCTGTTATAAAACCCGGGATCTTTCGGCACATAATATGCCGCAACAATGTGTATCCTCGCAGCAACGTCTCGCGTTTTCCAGTGCCGGATGATGTCGTTTTTTGGTCAGTGCCCTTTGCGGAATACTGTCCACCGACTTACACGGCACCGCATATCGGTGGCCAGAGCTGGGCGGATACTCCGTTGAGTGGCGATGCTGTCCAGCCCACATGGAATCACAACGATGGCATCGTGAATCGCGTTTCCTTTCATGGCGGCTATAAGCTGGAAGACGGCGTGCCGCAAAATCCAATTGGACGCACAGGTTTAAAGGGTCGTGGATCACTGGGACGCTGGGGTCCCAACCATGCTGCTGATCCAATTGTAACGCGCTGGAAACGAGATCAAAATGGTGCTATTATACAGCATCAAGACAGCGGAAA AAACATTCTGCAAATGGTGGCTATACAGCGTTCGGATAACAAATTGTGGGCGATTCCCGGTGGCATGGTCGATCCTGGCGAGAATGTAAGCGTCACTCTTAAACGTGAGTTCACCGAGGAAGCACTCAATTTCACCGACAAGGGAAACATGGTCGAACAGTTCTTCAAAGAGGGCGTTCATGTGTATAGCGGGTATGTGGATGACTTTCGCAACACGGACAATGCTTGGATGGAGACAACTGCGCTGAATTTCCATGATGAGGATGGCACACAAGTTGGTCAGCTGCAGTTAGAAGCTGGCGACGATGCAACAAATGTTCGCTGGACCGACATCGATAGTAATCTCAAATTACACGCTAATCATGCAGATATTGTTAAAGAAGTTGTGCTCAAGCGAGATGCACATTGGTAA